In the Pontibacillus sp. HMF3514 genome, AATCTTTTCAAAGCTTATTACCTACATTAGAAAACCTTTTAGAAAAGGATCTCCATGATCATTGGCTTCATTTAACTGATGAGGATCGTAGCTATTCATTTCCTATTACGATCCAACATTTATATGAGCGTATAACGAACCCTGAGTTAGTAGAAATTATCTATCAAGGTAACTTTACGTCCTTCTTACAACCAATCATTCACATGCAAAATGGTGAAGTTTATGGATATGAAGCATTATTAAGGACTAAAGATCAAAAAGTATCACCTGGAGAATTATTTCCTTTTGCACAAAGAGCTGGCCTTCATTCAATGCTAGATCAAAAAGCTCGTGAAGAAGCTGTAAAAGCAAAAGCAAAACATATACCAAAGGGACAAAAATGCTTTATTAACTTTCTGCCTTCAACGATCTATGTTCCAGAATATTGCTTAAGTCATACATTTCATATTGTCTCTAAGTATAATGTGAACCCAGAAGATTTAGTTTTTGAGGTTGTAGAAACTGAAGAAATTACAAATGTAAAACACCTTCATGATATTTTTAAAACCTACCAAAACTACGGAATGAATGTAGCGCTAGATGATGTTGGTTCTGGTTACAGCACGATCGAAATGTTCCAATTACTTCATCCTCACATTGTAAAAATTGACCGTTCTTACATACAAGATTGCCATCTCTCAGATGAAAAGCAATCCTTTCTAATAGAAGTGATTGATCGGGCAAAACAGCTAAATATTAAACTATTAGCAGAAGGTATAGAAACAAAGGATGAGTTTGACTGGTTACATGAAGCTGGAATTGACTATGGTCAAGGTTATTATATTGGTAAGCCAGACCATATACCTTGTAAAGAGCCTGTTCTACTTTAGATCATATCATCATCGTCGTCCCATTCAGGCCTTTTGACAGAAGTTGTTTGACTGTGACTTAATAAAGCTCTTATGGCCTTCAATTGAATAGACTTAATAGGCGAAAGATAGCTTCTCATATGCTCAAACCATTGTTGGTACTCTGCCGCCCCTATAAACTCTGTTAAATAGGGTTCAGTTTGAGCTTCAATGTTATGGTTGGGAGCTAACACAAGTTGTTTAATCGGAAAATCGACATCATGAGCCTGTAGGATATTTCGTACAATGCGATATGTTCTTTTTAATGATACTAACGGACTTAAAAATTCACTGCGAATTAGATTATGCTCCTGATACCAAGTACGATCATCTCCTGCAATGATATCAGCTCCTTG is a window encoding:
- a CDS encoding EAL domain-containing protein; this encodes MATDCQACGTSVNMPEKGYVIVRPTQDIENWIDSIYLDLIQKEDMIYIYHYQSFQSLLPTLENLLEKDLHDHWLHLTDEDRSYSFPITIQHLYERITNPELVEIIYQGNFTSFLQPIIHMQNGEVYGYEALLRTKDQKVSPGELFPFAQRAGLHSMLDQKAREEAVKAKAKHIPKGQKCFINFLPSTIYVPEYCLSHTFHIVSKYNVNPEDLVFEVVETEEITNVKHLHDIFKTYQNYGMNVALDDVGSGYSTIEMFQLLHPHIVKIDRSYIQDCHLSDEKQSFLIEVIDRAKQLNIKLLAEGIETKDEFDWLHEAGIDYGQGYYIGKPDHIPCKEPVLL